Part of the Streptococcaceae bacterium ESL0687 genome is shown below.
CAATAATTTTAGACATATTACTTTTCCCCTTTGTTTTTATTTCTATTATTTTATTTCAATTCTAATTTTATAGTTTAAAGACATTTCAGTCAAAAATTTTGTTGATTACTGAGCTACCACTACCATGCTTGGTCTTAACACACGGTCATGAAGTTTATAACCCTTCTGGAAGACCTGAACAATCGTATCTGCAGGGTGCTCATTATCTGCTGGAACAGTTTGGACTGCCATATGGAAGTTAGGATCAAAAGCTCCTTCAGTTGAAATTTCTTCAACTCCTTCTTCCTTTAAAGCATTTGATAGGCTCTCTTGAACCATCTCAATTCCTTTTTTAACAGAGTCATCCATTCCTTCGACAAGGAGGGCACGCTCTAAGTTATCAAGACTTGGAATAATTTTTTTGGCCAAATCTTGTGAACGATATTTTTGAAGAGTTTGACGTTCCTCGATACCACGGCGCTGAATGTTTTGCATTTCAGCTGCTGTTCTCAAGTATTTATCCTCAAGTTCATCAGCTTTCTTTTGAATCAGCTCAAGCTCACTTAGTTCCTCAACAAGTTCCTGGGCCTCTTCAGCTAAATTTTCTTCAACTTCTTCTGTTATTTCTTCGTTTTTTAAATCTTCCTTAGACACATTCTTCTCCTTATCTTTTCAACTACCGCTGGACCTCATAATGGTTACCATCCAGGTACCTATAATAGTCAGCCAGCTTCATTGATAAAATATTAGCTATTAAATCCACAATACCAACCACTCGGTCGTAATCAATATCAATCGGTGCGATAACAAGCGCTGTTCCCATACCCCGATAGGGAATAATAAATTTTTGGGCTATAAGAGTTAAATTTTCAAATAAATCATCATCGCCTAATTTTATGGTCCTTGCATTGTCATCTTTTACGATTCCCCTAAGTTTTTGGGCTAACATTTCCCGGTCACTCAGGAGCTGATACAACTTCTCATTGTGTTTGGCATAATCAAGTAACTTGTACTCATCAACCATCTGAATATCTTCTTCATATAAAACAGAGAAGATATAATCAAAGAGTTCTGATAAGTTAGCTGTTACCTGGAAAAATCTAGCCAAAATTTGAGGTATTTCAGTCCTTAAAGCATAATGGATATCCAGTACTTTTTTACCGACCAACCTGCTTTTTACAATGGCTGAAATTTTTTTAACATCATCAACCGCCATACTACTTGGTAGAACAAACTGATTAGTCTTGACCATTCCAGTACTTAAAGTCATAACTGCAAGTGCCGAATGATTATCAAGGACAACAATATCAAAATTTGTTAGAACTTGATCAATGGGTGGTATTCCCATGACAAAACTCGTAAGTCCAGTCCTACTAGCAAGTAAGCTAGCTGCTGTTTCAAAAATATCACTCAACCTGTAAAAATCATGGTCAAAAGAATTCATAATTTCAAAAATTGCGTCCCGGTCAAGTTGATCAGGTTTTAGGAAATTATCAATAAAGTACTTGTAACCATCAACCGATGGTACCCTTCCGCTTGAAAGGTGCTCTTTCTTTAAAAAGCCAGCATTTTCAAGTACCTTCATATCATTTCTAATAGTAGCACTTGATGCCTTAATTGAATCCATCAAAACTTTGGATCCAACAGGTATACGGGTAGATCCGTACCTAATTACAATCAGGCTTAAGATTTCCTCTTGTCTTTTTGTTAACATTAGCACTCACACCTCCTGACTGCTAACTATGAATATATAATACACCCTATTTTATACAAAGTCAAGAAAAAAGCATAAAAAATTAGCACTTGATTTAATCAAGTGCTAATTTATCTAATTAATTATCATATTCATATAATTTATACTGCTCAATTAACTCTATTAACTTACTTGCATAGGTTGGATCAGTTGCATAGCCTGCATCTTGGATGGCCTGAGCCGCCTCCTTGTAGTCATCAGCTGCGACTACTTCTGCATACTTGGACTTGTCCCAATCAACCCCTTCACGCATAAGTTTTGCATGAGCAATGATTGAATCCCTCCAGGAATCGTACCAAGCAAAATCACCTGTGGCAGTAATCCATTCACCGTCTAGATACTCCTTGGTTTCAAGTTTAATATGTTTACCGCTGCTGTCTGCTTTTACACCAAATAAATTTTTATACTTACTGGCTAGTTCACTTTGACCAAAATTTGACTCCAAACTAGCCTGGGCTATAATCAACGAAGCTCTTATCCCATATGCCTTTTGAACCTCTTCAGCAGAGGGAGCAATTTCTTTAATAAACTCCGTACGGTCAATTTTTACTATCTTATCTTCAACCTTAGTGGAAACTCCACTGGTATGCACCAGGGAAAAATTTCCAATAAATAGGGTTACCAGCAGTTCTATCAAAATAAAAAAGATAAAAAATGGTAGCTTTAACTTCCGCCTCACCCGCATCCTCCGTAACTAATCTTTTTCCATAAGTCCTTATTTATGACTTCTCTCCCATTAATTGACGTCCTTTAGTCCGGTAAGACATGTCTCCGACGCTTTCAATCTTAAAATCACCATCAAAGGTAAGTTCAGTAACACTTCCATTATCAAGGGCTTGAACTCTTGGTTGATCTGGATTAATCAGATGGATAAAGGTCGCTATAGTTAATCCGTGGCTAACAATGACAATATTTTCTGCCCCTGTATCCATTGCCTCAGTCGCTATATCCCTAAAGCCTGTAAGAATTCGTTCTCGTAAGAGTTCCCAAGGCTCTGCCCAACCGGCAGTATCAACTTCCATGATTCCATTAGCCATGTCCTCATAGCTCAACTTTTCAATATCTTGTCCCTTAAAGGCCTGGGTTCTTGGGAGAACTCCGCCAAACAACTCCCCGTCATAGGCTCCGTCCATACTTCCAAAGCACCACTCCCGAATACGAGGATCCATAGTATAAGGAATATCTTGATTTTCTGATCGACTTAAAATTAGATTCATAGTCTGAAGGGTTCGACCACTATCTGAAGAGTAGGCCCGGTCAAACTTAATTCCCTTATCCTTAAAGCCAAGTCCTAGTTCAATTATTCCAATTTCTCCGTCCTTGGTTAGGGGAGTATCTGACCAACCTTGAGCACGACCAATTGTATTAAACATGGTTTTCCCATGTCTTACCAAATAAATTTTAACCATCTTTATCTTCCTTTCATAAACCTAAATTTAAACGCCCTGTTTGGCACATTATAGCATATTTTTTTTAATCTTGTTAACTAGCTAGCATTAGGGCTGTTTTACCTAAATAAAAAGCACCCCGCAGGGTGCTCCTTAAAACCAACTCATGAATCTTACAAGATATAGATTAATCCTTACCTCCCAGGCATAGAAAATATTACCGCCATTAACATACAACTTACCTCCATTAAAAAAGAAAGAAATTGGAGTCAAATGCCTGTAAGTACTTGCATCTTCATTACCTAAAGACTTGGCAAG
Proteins encoded:
- the grpE gene encoding nucleotide exchange factor GrpE, with translation MSKEDLKNEEITEEVEENLAEEAQELVEELSELELIQKKADELEDKYLRTAAEMQNIQRRGIEERQTLQKYRSQDLAKKIIPSLDNLERALLVEGMDDSVKKGIEMVQESLSNALKEEGVEEISTEGAFDPNFHMAVQTVPADNEHPADTIVQVFQKGYKLHDRVLRPSMVVVAQ
- the hrcA gene encoding heat-inducible transcriptional repressor HrcA, yielding MLTKRQEEILSLIVIRYGSTRIPVGSKVLMDSIKASSATIRNDMKVLENAGFLKKEHLSSGRVPSVDGYKYFIDNFLKPDQLDRDAIFEIMNSFDHDFYRLSDIFETAASLLASRTGLTSFVMGIPPIDQVLTNFDIVVLDNHSALAVMTLSTGMVKTNQFVLPSSMAVDDVKKISAIVKSRLVGKKVLDIHYALRTEIPQILARFFQVTANLSELFDYIFSVLYEEDIQMVDEYKLLDYAKHNEKLYQLLSDREMLAQKLRGIVKDDNARTIKLGDDDLFENLTLIAQKFIIPYRGMGTALVIAPIDIDYDRVVGIVDLIANILSMKLADYYRYLDGNHYEVQR
- a CDS encoding glycoside hydrolase family 73 protein codes for the protein MRVRRKLKLPFFIFFILIELLVTLFIGNFSLVHTSGVSTKVEDKIVKIDRTEFIKEIAPSAEEVQKAYGIRASLIIAQASLESNFGQSELASKYKNLFGVKADSSGKHIKLETKEYLDGEWITATGDFAWYDSWRDSIIAHAKLMREGVDWDKSKYAEVVAADDYKEAAQAIQDAGYATDPTYASKLIELIEQYKLYEYDN
- a CDS encoding phosphoglycerate mutase family protein, with the protein product MVKIYLVRHGKTMFNTIGRAQGWSDTPLTKDGEIGIIELGLGFKDKGIKFDRAYSSDSGRTLQTMNLILSRSENQDIPYTMDPRIREWCFGSMDGAYDGELFGGVLPRTQAFKGQDIEKLSYEDMANGIMEVDTAGWAEPWELLRERILTGFRDIATEAMDTGAENIVIVSHGLTIATFIHLINPDQPRVQALDNGSVTELTFDGDFKIESVGDMSYRTKGRQLMGEKS